The Hymenobacter sp. DG25A nucleotide sequence CTTGGTGTGTGGGTAGATGGTGAAGGCGGCCCAGAAACCCCGCTCCAGCACATCCTGCACGGTTTCTTCGTTGTTGTGGTCCACGATAACCATAGCCGGATCCAGCCCGTGCTCCAGGGCTACCTCCATGCTGCGCAGGGTGCCTTTCTTTTTGTCCCGATGGGGCGTATGAATCTGCACAGGCAGGTTTACTTCCCGGGTCAGTTCCAGCTGCAGGCGGTAATATTTGTCCTCGGCCGCGGTCTGGTCGTCGTAGCCGATTTCGCCTATGCCCACCACGCCTTCCTTGCACACAAACAGCGGCAGCAGCTCCATCACCTCTTCGGCCAGGGCCTCGTTGTTGGCCTCTTTTGAGTTCAGGCCAATGGTGCAGTAGTGCTTAATCCCGAACTGGCTGGCCCGAAACCGCTCAAAGCCAATCAGGTGGCTGTAGTAATCGTGAAAGGTGCCCACCTGCGTCCGGGGCTGGCCCATCCAGAAGGCCGGCTCAATAACTGCCACCACCCCCGCCCGGCGCATAGCTTCATAATCATCGGTGGTGCGGGAGGTCATGTGCACATGGGGGTCGATAAAGAACATATGGCGGTGCGTTAGAGGGTTAAGACGGCGGAATACCAGTGCGATTTTTATAATTTTCAGGAAGCGTAAGCCTTTTCCCCGATGCTTTGCCAAGTGCAGGCTTCCGTTATAGTTGTTTTTATTTCGGGGTGCTGGCTGAGCAGTTCGCGGGCCATGGGCAGGTCGCTTTCCACCAATGTCAGGGCCGCAGCCTGGTTTTCCAGCGTATTGGAGCTTAGCAGCAGCCGCTGGATATCCGGTATATTATTCACGGTGAGGTGCGGACTTACTAGGCGCCACACCTCCGGCGAAAGCGTGCGGCCGGCAGCCCACCGCTCGTGGGCGTAATCCACCAGCATCTGGGCCAGGGCAGCGTTGTGGCGTTGGTCCAGGCCGTATATCTGGTGCAGAGGGCGCACGTTAAACACCGCTTTCAGAATCATCTGATTCCAGGCTTCAGTAGGCAGGTAGTCGTGGGGATAGGGGTTGTTCAGCGCAATGGCGTCGAACACCTGCGTCATGGTGGTGCGCACACCTTCGGCGGCGCGCTTCATGTGGGTTTCCGGGTAGGGTAAAAGCGGGAGAGCCGCGTAGAGCGTAGTTAATTCACTCAGGTCGGCTGCCGTGAAAAGCCGGTTTAGCAGGGCCGTGTAGTCGGTGGGGGTTTGG carries:
- a CDS encoding TatD family hydrolase is translated as MFFIDPHVHMTSRTTDDYEAMRRAGVVAVIEPAFWMGQPRTQVGTFHDYYSHLIGFERFRASQFGIKHYCTIGLNSKEANNEALAEEVMELLPLFVCKEGVVGIGEIGYDDQTAAEDKYYRLQLELTREVNLPVQIHTPHRDKKKGTLRSMEVALEHGLDPAMVIVDHNNEETVQDVLERGFWAAFTIYPHTKMGNERMTEIVKHYGPERIFINSAADWGISDPLAVPKTAQLMLERGIPAETVRLVTYQNALAAFSQSGQMQESDWLTDRQIDQSLRYSGNSILRGGQTPKIEADPTIIR
- a CDS encoding EboA domain-containing protein; protein product: MPLEAYQTYLLTFLTARLPDAALAWLKNQLDSEASDKEFYLAFSVAPRFVGKASLNLSAEELEQARQLRPGFHPRHWTVDQAVRTLLLLRAPHQTPTDYTALLNRLFTAADLSELTTLYAALPLLPYPETHMKRAAEGVRTTMTQVFDAIALNNPYPHDYLPTEAWNQMILKAVFNVRPLHQIYGLDQRHNAALAQMLVDYAHERWAAGRTLSPEVWRLVSPHLTVNNIPDIQRLLLSSNTLENQAAALTLVESDLPMARELLSQHPEIKTTITEACTWQSIGEKAYAS